Proteins encoded in a region of the Novibacillus thermophilus genome:
- a CDS encoding ABC transporter substrate-binding protein, with translation MSRWFHLLVGVVSLVFVLSACSGSVSPGAGSEEDVEIPEGATEVVMWNLFGGGDAEYMQAIVDKFNESQSEFFVNNVMQEFDEYYTKLLTSVAAGKGPDLAIAHSHVLPELVNQGLLMELDDYASKSGMDFADFNQNVLDVTVYDGKHYAVPIDTHPQIMYINNDLVRDAGLLSDDGSVEMEESPEGFVKFLTTLKEELPEDKMAFAFSSAGEDPYRIWWALYTQMGGEHLLSEDLENPDYVLDEEKAIKAANYIKDLYHKHEVVPLNLADFYSDFQSGQAAVMSTGVWATGIWERTEGLDFTAMPFPNMYEREGAWANSHTFILPYYADADEEKQRAAVEFMNFATENGLMWAEAGHIPAKDTVVKSEEFNEMPYRSEYAEVANYVNFADRTIYARGVQEIVIRNLDLVWSNKVTAEEAFATIEQEVTELIGN, from the coding sequence GTATCATTAGTTTTCGTATTGTCTGCGTGTTCGGGTAGTGTTTCTCCAGGAGCAGGTAGTGAAGAAGATGTTGAGATACCTGAAGGTGCTACCGAAGTCGTGATGTGGAATCTGTTTGGCGGTGGTGACGCCGAATACATGCAGGCCATCGTCGATAAGTTTAACGAAAGTCAATCGGAATTTTTTGTTAATAACGTGATGCAAGAATTTGATGAATACTATACAAAGTTACTGACAAGTGTCGCCGCTGGCAAAGGGCCGGATTTAGCCATTGCCCATTCGCATGTCTTACCCGAACTAGTTAACCAAGGGTTATTAATGGAATTAGACGATTACGCGTCAAAAAGCGGTATGGACTTTGCTGACTTCAATCAAAATGTTTTAGATGTAACAGTTTATGACGGCAAACATTACGCCGTTCCCATCGACACACATCCCCAAATCATGTACATCAACAATGATCTTGTCAGAGATGCAGGCCTTCTGAGTGATGACGGTTCAGTGGAAATGGAAGAGAGCCCAGAAGGATTTGTCAAGTTTTTAACGACTTTGAAGGAAGAATTACCAGAAGATAAGATGGCTTTTGCCTTTTCAAGTGCTGGAGAAGATCCTTACCGAATATGGTGGGCACTTTATACGCAAATGGGCGGTGAACACTTGCTCTCGGAGGACCTTGAAAATCCGGATTATGTTCTGGATGAAGAAAAAGCCATCAAGGCAGCGAATTACATTAAAGACCTTTACCACAAACATGAAGTCGTTCCGTTAAATCTAGCTGATTTTTATTCGGATTTCCAATCTGGTCAGGCAGCCGTAATGAGTACCGGCGTATGGGCGACAGGTATATGGGAAAGGACAGAAGGCCTTGATTTCACGGCCATGCCCTTTCCTAACATGTACGAGCGTGAGGGCGCCTGGGCCAATTCCCATACGTTTATATTGCCTTATTATGCGGACGCTGACGAAGAAAAACAGCGAGCCGCCGTCGAATTCATGAACTTCGCAACAGAAAACGGCCTGATGTGGGCTGAAGCAGGTCACATACCGGCCAAAGATACAGTCGTTAAGTCAGAAGAGTTTAATGAAATGCCTTATCGAAGTGAATATGCAGAAGTTGCGAATTACGTCAATTTTGCAGATCGCACGATTTATGCACGAGGCGTTCAGGAGATTGTCATTCGTAATCTGGATCTGGTCTGGTCTAACAAAGTCACTGCAGAAGAGGCTTTTGCGACAATTGAACAGGAGGTCACCGAACTAATTGGCAACTAA